One Gossypium raimondii isolate GPD5lz chromosome 3, ASM2569854v1, whole genome shotgun sequence genomic window carries:
- the LOC105796845 gene encoding FCS-Like Zinc finger 15: MVGLSVILENQKSGRNINIISKKSPQVISKTSMLINTSSSSKVSFVQSELNYGAPAFLEQCFLCKQKLLPAKDIYMYKGDKGFCSVECRCRQILMDEEEILKKANCSLAAMKPPPSSASSSSAHRHGKAGRNHAC; the protein is encoded by the exons ATGGTAGGATTAAGTGTAATTTTAGAGAATCAAAAGAGTGGtagaaatattaatataattagtaAAAAAAGCCCACAAGTTATTAGCAAAACAAGCATGTTAATCAACACCAGCAGCAGCAGCAAAGTTTCTTTTGTACAATCTGAGTTAAATTACGGAGCTCCTGCTTTTCTCGAACAATGCTTTCTTTGCAAACAAAAACTCTTACCTGCCAAAGACATCTATATGTACAA aGGAGATAAGGGTTTTTGCAGCGTGGAGTGTAGGTGCAGGCAAATTTTAATGGACGAAGAAGAGATTTTAAAGAAAGCAAACTGTTCTTTGGCAGCCATGAAACCTCCTCCTTCTTCTGCTTCATCTTCCTCAGCTCACCGCCACGGTAAAGCTGGTAGAAACCATGCTTGTTGA